One Nocardioides luti DNA window includes the following coding sequences:
- a CDS encoding class II 3-deoxy-7-phosphoheptulonate synthase yields the protein MSIPDLAALHALGPAQQPTYPDRGAVDGAVARLRTAPPLVFAGECDDLKTKIAAVARGEAFLLQGGDCAETFAGVTADNVRNKLRVLLQMAVVLTYAASVPVVKVGRIAGQYAKPRSSDLETRDGVTLPAYRGDAVNGFDFTPESRVPDPQRLVDVYNSSAATLNLVRAFVTGGYADLRQVHTWNTDFVRESPVGQRYEQIAGEIERALTFMQAIGADPDEFHRVDFHSSHEALVLEYEHAMTRVDSRTNTPYDVSGHFVWIGERTRQLDNAHVELLSHIRNPIGVKLGPTTTPDDALALAAKLNPENEPGRLTFITRFGAGKIRDGLPHLVEKVNAAGVEVAWVCDPMHGNTFEASSGYKTRRFDDVIEEVQGFFDVHRSLGTWPGGVHVELTGDDVTECVGGGEELLEADLGGRYESVCDPRLNRVQSLELAFLVAEMLRKA from the coding sequence GTGAGCATTCCCGACCTCGCGGCCCTGCACGCCCTCGGACCCGCGCAGCAGCCGACGTACCCCGACCGGGGTGCCGTCGACGGCGCCGTGGCCCGCCTGCGCACCGCCCCGCCGCTGGTCTTCGCGGGGGAGTGCGACGACCTCAAGACCAAGATCGCCGCCGTCGCGCGCGGCGAGGCGTTCCTGCTGCAGGGCGGCGACTGCGCCGAGACCTTCGCCGGCGTCACCGCCGACAACGTCCGCAACAAGCTGCGGGTGCTGCTGCAGATGGCGGTCGTGCTGACCTACGCCGCCTCCGTGCCCGTCGTGAAGGTCGGCCGGATCGCGGGGCAGTACGCCAAGCCCCGCTCCAGCGACCTCGAGACGCGCGACGGGGTCACGCTGCCGGCGTACCGCGGCGACGCCGTCAACGGCTTCGACTTCACCCCCGAGTCCCGCGTGCCCGACCCGCAGCGGCTCGTCGACGTCTACAACTCCTCGGCCGCGACGCTCAACCTCGTCCGCGCGTTCGTCACCGGCGGCTACGCCGACCTGCGCCAGGTGCACACCTGGAACACCGACTTCGTCCGCGAGTCACCGGTCGGCCAGCGCTACGAGCAGATCGCCGGCGAGATCGAGCGAGCCCTGACCTTCATGCAGGCCATCGGCGCCGACCCCGACGAGTTCCACCGCGTCGACTTCCACTCCAGCCACGAGGCGCTCGTGCTCGAGTACGAGCACGCCATGACCCGCGTGGACTCGCGCACGAACACGCCGTACGACGTCTCCGGCCACTTCGTGTGGATCGGCGAGCGGACCCGCCAGCTCGACAACGCCCACGTCGAGCTGCTGAGCCACATCCGCAACCCCATCGGCGTGAAGCTCGGCCCCACGACGACGCCCGACGACGCCCTCGCGCTGGCCGCCAAGCTCAACCCCGAGAACGAGCCGGGCCGGCTGACCTTCATCACCCGCTTCGGCGCCGGCAAGATCCGCGACGGCCTGCCGCACCTGGTCGAGAAGGTGAACGCCGCGGGCGTCGAGGTCGCCTGGGTCTGCGACCCCATGCACGGCAACACCTTCGAGGCGAGCTCGGGCTACAAGACCCGTCGCTTCGACGACGTCATCGAGGAGGTCCAGGGCTTCTTCGACGTGCACCGCTCGCTCGGCACCTGGCCCGGCGGCGTCCACGTCGAGCTCACCGGCGACGACGTCACCGAGTGCGTCGGCGGCGGCGAGGAGCTGCTCGAGGCCGACCTCGGCGGCCGCTACGAGTCGGTCTGCGACCCGCGCCTGAACCGCGTCCAGTCGCTGGAGCTCGCGTTCCTCGTGGCCGAGATGCTCCGCAAGGCATGA
- a CDS encoding ABC transporter ATP-binding protein, giving the protein MIRTRGLTKRFGPVTAVRDLDLDVREGDVYGFLGANGSGKTTTVRMVLGLVLATSGDIELLGEPMPRSARQVLPQVGALVEGPAAYAHRSGRANLALFDAMDRGGPRASRARRVDDVLDRVGLGAVDDRPVAAYSLGMRQRLGLANALLRGPRLLILDEPTNGLDPQGIKEIRSLLLELNAAGTTVFLSSHLLAEIEQMCTRVGVLDGGRMVLQEQLDDLRRATGRIVLETPDVERATSVLDGRIEVSDGHRLVVRGDDPADLNATLVAAGVRVTALAEERRTLEEVVLAATSNGSDRFSRADGPPSPPGDAAAGVDAPDAAEEVR; this is encoded by the coding sequence ATGATCAGGACCCGTGGACTGACCAAGCGCTTCGGCCCCGTGACGGCCGTCCGGGACCTCGACCTCGACGTCCGCGAGGGGGACGTCTACGGCTTCCTCGGGGCCAACGGGTCCGGGAAGACGACGACCGTGCGGATGGTGCTCGGCCTGGTGCTCGCCACCTCGGGTGACATCGAGCTGCTCGGCGAGCCGATGCCGCGGTCGGCCCGGCAGGTGCTGCCCCAGGTCGGGGCGCTGGTCGAGGGTCCGGCGGCCTACGCCCACCGGTCCGGTCGGGCCAACCTCGCGCTCTTCGACGCGATGGACCGCGGCGGCCCCCGGGCCTCGCGCGCCCGGCGCGTCGACGACGTCCTGGACCGCGTCGGCCTCGGGGCCGTCGACGACCGTCCGGTCGCGGCGTACTCCCTCGGCATGCGCCAGCGCCTCGGCCTGGCCAACGCGCTGCTGCGCGGACCGCGCCTGCTCATCCTCGACGAGCCCACGAACGGGCTCGACCCGCAGGGCATCAAGGAGATCCGCTCGCTGCTGCTCGAGCTGAACGCCGCCGGCACGACCGTCTTCCTGTCCAGCCACCTGCTCGCCGAGATCGAGCAGATGTGCACCCGCGTCGGGGTCCTCGACGGGGGCCGGATGGTGCTGCAGGAGCAGCTCGACGACCTGCGCCGGGCCACCGGTCGGATCGTGCTGGAGACCCCCGACGTGGAGCGGGCGACGAGCGTGCTGGACGGCCGCATCGAGGTCAGCGACGGCCACCGCCTGGTGGTCCGGGGCGACGACCCCGCCGACCTCAACGCCACGCTGGTCGCCGCGGGCGTCCGGGTCACCGCGCTCGCCGAGGAGCGACGCACGCTCGAGGAGGTCGTGCTCGCCGCGACGAGCAACGGCTCGGACCGGTTCTCCCGCGCCGACGGACCCCCTTCTCCACCGGGCGACGCTGCGGCCGGGGTCGATGCCCCCGACGCCGCCGAGGAGGTCCGATGA
- a CDS encoding threonine aldolase family protein: MIDLRSDTLTRPTAAMRRAMADAEVGDDVYGEDPTVQALEERVAGLFGHEAALFTPTGSMANVLAVRSVVAPGQEVLCESRAHIARAELGAHGAYSGVTMRTWIDPRGQVDLPVIQSLFAPDMGPFFVATAAISVENTHNFAGGAVLPVDDLRDLHEYAAGAGAAVHMDGARIWNAHVATGVPLAEYGACADVMAVCLSKGLGAPVGSLMLGTADAIAEARIWRKRMGGGMRQVGILAAAGLHALDHHVERLADDHAHARLIAEACGVDPASVDTNIVVVPRSDAGDFVAGAREAGVLVALVGPTAVRLVTHLDVSREDSERAAAALARLA, from the coding sequence ATGATCGACCTCCGCTCCGACACCCTCACCCGCCCGACCGCCGCGATGCGGCGCGCGATGGCCGACGCCGAGGTCGGCGACGACGTCTACGGCGAGGACCCGACCGTGCAGGCGCTGGAGGAGCGGGTCGCCGGGCTGTTCGGCCACGAGGCCGCGCTGTTCACGCCGACCGGCTCGATGGCCAACGTGCTCGCGGTCCGCTCGGTCGTGGCGCCCGGCCAAGAGGTGCTCTGCGAGTCGCGGGCGCACATCGCCCGCGCCGAGCTCGGTGCGCACGGCGCCTACTCCGGCGTCACCATGCGCACCTGGATCGACCCGCGCGGCCAGGTCGACCTGCCGGTGATCCAGTCGCTCTTCGCGCCGGACATGGGCCCGTTCTTCGTGGCCACGGCCGCGATCTCGGTCGAGAACACCCACAACTTCGCCGGCGGCGCGGTGCTCCCGGTCGACGACCTGCGCGACCTGCACGAGTACGCCGCCGGTGCCGGCGCGGCCGTGCACATGGACGGCGCCCGGATCTGGAACGCCCACGTCGCCACCGGTGTCCCGCTCGCGGAGTACGGCGCCTGCGCCGACGTCATGGCGGTCTGCCTGTCCAAGGGGCTGGGCGCCCCCGTCGGGTCGCTGATGCTCGGCACCGCGGACGCGATCGCGGAGGCGCGCATCTGGCGCAAGCGGATGGGCGGCGGGATGCGCCAGGTCGGCATCCTGGCGGCCGCCGGCCTGCACGCGCTCGACCACCACGTCGAGCGGCTGGCCGACGACCACGCGCACGCGCGGCTGATCGCGGAGGCCTGCGGGGTGGACCCGGCCTCGGTCGACACCAACATCGTCGTCGTACCCCGCTCCGACGCCGGCGACTTCGTGGCCGGTGCCCGCGAGGCGGGCGTGCTGGTCGCGCTGGTCGGTCCCACGGCGGTCCGCCTGGTCACCCACCTCGACGTCAGCCGCGAGGACTCCGAGCGGGCCGCGGCCGCGCTGGCCCGCCTCGCCTGA
- a CDS encoding APC family permease, whose product MASSATDTLDVNGPEPDLKRVMGPKLLLLFIVGDILGSGVYAVTGKLAGQVGGIAWLPFLVAFAVATLTAFSYLELVTKYPQAAGAALYAHKAFGIHFVTFLVAFTVVCSGITSASTSSGLLASNLLIGLDEIFPGVPTGDAATLIVALLFMVVLALINLRGVGESVKFNVLLTIVEMAALAIVIVIGFVAIGGGDGDVSRITVFENPDEKGLFAAVTIATAIAFFSMVGFEDSVNMVEETKDPEKIFPKMMLTGLGIAVIIYMLVAVSVVAVIPAGDIATPKNPEAGILLDVVRIGAPDLPIDKFFPFMTVFAVANTALINMLMASRLIYGMATQDVLPRTLGKVSAKRRSPYAAIVFTTLMALALIVVVRLQAESTIVVALSGTTSLLLLAVFTVVNVACLVLRRDPERGRFKAPTAIPVIGALACAFLLGPWARLEADFVQYKIAAGLLALGIALWLVTWLTNRGVRAKKTGFRDIEHLED is encoded by the coding sequence ATGGCCAGCAGCGCGACCGACACCCTCGACGTCAACGGGCCGGAGCCCGACCTCAAGCGGGTGATGGGGCCGAAGCTCCTGTTGCTCTTCATCGTCGGCGACATCCTCGGATCCGGCGTGTACGCCGTGACCGGCAAGCTCGCGGGACAGGTCGGCGGCATCGCCTGGCTGCCGTTCCTGGTGGCCTTCGCGGTCGCGACCCTGACCGCGTTCTCCTACCTCGAGCTCGTCACGAAGTACCCCCAGGCAGCCGGGGCCGCGCTCTACGCGCACAAGGCCTTCGGCATCCACTTCGTCACGTTCCTCGTGGCGTTCACCGTGGTCTGCTCGGGCATCACGAGCGCCTCGACCTCGTCGGGCCTGCTCGCCTCCAACCTCCTCATCGGTCTCGACGAGATCTTCCCGGGGGTGCCGACCGGTGACGCCGCCACGCTGATCGTGGCACTGCTCTTCATGGTGGTGCTCGCGCTGATCAACCTGCGCGGTGTCGGGGAGAGCGTGAAGTTCAACGTGCTGCTGACCATCGTCGAGATGGCCGCGCTGGCGATCGTCATCGTCATCGGCTTCGTCGCGATCGGCGGCGGCGACGGCGACGTCTCGCGGATCACGGTCTTCGAGAACCCCGACGAGAAGGGGCTGTTCGCGGCCGTCACGATCGCCACCGCGATCGCGTTCTTCTCGATGGTCGGCTTCGAGGACTCGGTCAACATGGTCGAGGAGACCAAGGACCCGGAGAAGATCTTCCCGAAGATGATGCTGACCGGCCTCGGCATCGCGGTCATCATCTACATGCTCGTGGCGGTCTCCGTCGTCGCGGTGATCCCGGCCGGCGACATCGCCACCCCGAAGAACCCCGAGGCCGGCATCCTCCTCGACGTCGTCCGCATCGGCGCCCCGGACCTGCCGATCGACAAGTTCTTCCCGTTCATGACGGTCTTCGCCGTCGCCAACACCGCCCTCATCAACATGCTGATGGCCAGCCGGCTGATCTACGGCATGGCCACGCAGGACGTCCTGCCGCGCACGCTCGGCAAGGTCTCGGCCAAGCGGCGCTCGCCGTACGCCGCCATCGTGTTCACCACGCTGATGGCGCTGGCCCTGATCGTGGTGGTCCGGCTGCAGGCCGAGAGCACCATCGTGGTGGCCCTGTCCGGCACCACGTCGCTGCTGCTGCTCGCGGTCTTCACCGTCGTCAACGTGGCCTGCCTGGTGCTGCGCCGCGACCCGGAGCGCGGCCGGTTCAAGGCGCCGACGGCGATCCCGGTGATCGGGGCGCTGGCGTGCGCCTTCCTGCTCGGCCCGTGGGCCCGGCTGGAGGCGGACTTCGTCCAGTACAAGATCGCCGCCGGCCTGCTGGCCCTCGGCATCGCGCTCTGGCTCGTCACCTGGCTGACCAACCGCGGCGTCCGCGCCAAGAAGACCGGCTTCCGCGACATCGAGCACCTCGAGGACTGA
- a CDS encoding 6-phosphofructokinase: MRVGVLTGGGDCPGLNAVIRAVVRKGVRQHGFDFVGYRDGWKGPLEGLTMELGVQQCRGILPRGGTILGSSRTNPFALENGVERIKENLARDGVDALVAIGGEDTLGVATKLAELGVNVVGVPKTIDNDLSGTDFTFGFDTAVNIATDAIDRLHTTAESHHRVLVVEVMGRHAGWIALHAGIAGGANIVLIPEQPFDIEEVCRLVQSRFESHYAPILVVSEGAVPKEGGDMTLVSGEQDAFGHVRLGGIGDRIASEIEQRTGAEARAVVLGHVQRGGTPTAFDRWLASRFGLQAIDAVADGDFGTMMALRGTKIVRVPLSEGTGELKLVSPEEYAEAEVFFG; this comes from the coding sequence ATGCGCGTCGGAGTTCTCACCGGAGGCGGGGACTGCCCCGGACTCAACGCCGTCATCCGGGCGGTCGTCCGCAAGGGCGTGCGCCAGCACGGCTTCGACTTCGTCGGCTACCGCGACGGGTGGAAGGGCCCCCTCGAGGGGCTGACCATGGAGCTCGGCGTGCAGCAGTGCCGCGGCATCCTGCCGCGCGGCGGCACCATCCTGGGCTCCTCGCGCACCAACCCCTTCGCGCTCGAGAACGGCGTGGAGCGGATCAAGGAGAACCTCGCCCGCGACGGCGTCGACGCCCTCGTCGCGATCGGCGGCGAGGACACCCTCGGCGTCGCCACGAAGCTCGCCGAGCTGGGCGTGAACGTCGTCGGCGTCCCCAAGACGATCGACAACGACCTCTCCGGCACCGACTTCACCTTCGGCTTCGACACTGCCGTCAACATCGCGACCGACGCCATCGACCGGCTGCACACCACCGCCGAGTCGCACCACCGCGTCCTCGTCGTCGAGGTGATGGGCCGGCACGCCGGCTGGATCGCCCTGCACGCGGGCATCGCCGGTGGCGCCAACATCGTGCTCATCCCGGAGCAGCCCTTCGACATCGAGGAGGTCTGCCGGCTCGTGCAGAGCCGCTTCGAGTCGCACTACGCCCCGATCCTGGTCGTCTCCGAGGGCGCGGTCCCGAAGGAGGGCGGCGACATGACGCTGGTCTCGGGGGAGCAGGACGCCTTCGGCCACGTCCGCCTCGGCGGGATCGGCGACCGGATCGCCTCCGAGATCGAGCAGCGCACCGGCGCCGAGGCCCGCGCGGTCGTGCTCGGCCACGTGCAGCGCGGCGGCACGCCGACGGCGTTCGACCGCTGGCTCGCCAGCCGCTTCGGCCTCCAGGCGATCGACGCAGTGGCCGACGGGGACTTCGGCACGATGATGGCGCTGCGCGGCACGAAGATCGTCCGGGTGCCGCTGAGCGAGGGCACCGGCGAGCTCAAGCTGGTCAGCCCCGAGGAGTACGCCGAGGCCGAGGTCTTCTTCGGCTGA
- a CDS encoding MFS transporter, giving the protein MLERLGFPSVGTHRRFVAAIAVDAVGSGVFMPICILYFLVTTDLSLVQIGAAISLASAVALPVGPLLGGIVDQYGAKRVLLAGNVLQGLGFAAYLVTDTFIGLIVWTVVVTVGRTAFWGSYGNIVAAIALPGEREKWFGFLGALRNVGFAMGGLVSGLAITVGTQTAYAAVVVANAVSYALAFLLLLAVPTAAATGHLSHPGAWGVVLRDRPYRLLFAAQLTFSTAMMVLNFALPVYATTVLDLPGWVTGAIFTINTVMVGLGQGLVVRAMTGAVRWRVLLLTNAVFAGSFLILLGGSRLSAALAIVVLLLGSVVYTAGELLGGPVHSALAAEAAPEALRGRYLSLIQLAWGIAGTVAPITFAWLLDRGAWEIWSAMLAISVLGALLAARLGATMPDAALRVTNRSVEPSGA; this is encoded by the coding sequence GTGCTCGAACGTCTCGGATTCCCCTCCGTCGGCACGCATCGTCGCTTCGTCGCGGCGATCGCGGTCGACGCCGTGGGCTCCGGCGTGTTCATGCCCATCTGCATCCTGTACTTCCTCGTCACGACCGACCTGAGCCTCGTGCAGATCGGCGCGGCGATCTCGCTGGCCTCCGCCGTCGCGCTGCCGGTCGGCCCGCTGCTCGGCGGCATCGTCGACCAGTACGGCGCGAAACGGGTGCTGCTCGCGGGCAACGTCCTGCAGGGGCTCGGCTTCGCGGCGTACCTCGTCACCGACACGTTCATCGGCCTGATCGTCTGGACGGTCGTGGTCACGGTCGGCCGCACGGCGTTCTGGGGCTCCTACGGCAACATCGTCGCGGCGATCGCGCTGCCGGGGGAGCGGGAGAAGTGGTTCGGCTTCCTCGGCGCGCTGCGCAACGTCGGCTTCGCGATGGGCGGGCTGGTCTCGGGCCTCGCGATCACGGTCGGCACGCAGACGGCGTACGCCGCGGTCGTCGTCGCGAACGCCGTCTCCTACGCGCTGGCGTTCCTGCTGCTGCTCGCGGTGCCGACGGCGGCCGCAACCGGCCACCTGTCCCACCCGGGGGCCTGGGGCGTGGTGCTGCGCGACCGTCCCTACCGCCTGCTCTTCGCGGCCCAGCTCACCTTCTCGACGGCGATGATGGTGCTGAACTTCGCGCTGCCCGTCTACGCCACCACGGTGCTCGACCTGCCCGGCTGGGTCACCGGGGCGATCTTCACGATCAACACGGTGATGGTCGGGCTCGGCCAGGGTCTCGTGGTGCGTGCGATGACCGGCGCGGTGCGCTGGCGGGTCCTGCTCCTGACCAACGCCGTCTTCGCCGGGTCGTTCCTCATCCTGCTGGGCGGCAGCCGGTTGTCGGCGGCGCTCGCGATCGTCGTGCTGCTCCTCGGGTCGGTCGTCTACACCGCCGGCGAGCTGCTCGGCGGCCCGGTGCACAGCGCCCTCGCGGCGGAGGCCGCGCCGGAGGCGCTGCGCGGCCGCTACCTCTCCCTCATCCAGCTCGCCTGGGGCATCGCCGGCACCGTCGCGCCGATCACCTTCGCCTGGCTGCTCGACCGTGGCGCCTGGGAGATCTGGTCGGCGATGCTCGCGATCTCGGTGCTGGGGGCGCTGCTGGCCGCCCGGCTCGGCGCGACCATGCCCGACGCCGCCCTGCGCGTCACCAACCGCTCCGTGGAGCCCAGCGGCGCCTGA
- a CDS encoding DUF1028 domain-containing protein: protein MTFSIVARSADGESWGVAVASKFLAVGSAVPAAVAQVGAIATQAEANVAYKGLALSHLDDGATAEVSLQRLLEEDDGRDHRQVGLVDVEGGAATHTGPACLDWAGGVTGPGYAIQGNILVGAEVVDAMEAAWIASGEDTPLARRLLAALAAGDEAGGDRRGRQSAAVLVVRDGAGYGGLDDIAVDLRVDDAATCGGRPVAELTRLLDLNDLYLTASTEDEQVPVTPDLERELEERAQALGARDFHAWVGAENYEMRVAPDGSWVDEKVLAALRAADAERDGDRA from the coding sequence ATGACCTTCTCGATCGTCGCCCGGTCCGCTGACGGAGAGTCCTGGGGGGTCGCCGTCGCCTCGAAGTTCCTGGCCGTGGGCTCGGCGGTGCCCGCCGCGGTCGCCCAGGTCGGCGCGATCGCGACCCAGGCCGAGGCCAACGTCGCCTACAAGGGCCTGGCCCTCTCGCACCTCGACGACGGCGCGACCGCGGAGGTCTCCCTGCAGCGGCTGCTGGAGGAGGACGACGGCCGCGACCACCGCCAGGTCGGTCTCGTCGACGTCGAGGGCGGTGCCGCGACCCACACCGGGCCCGCGTGCCTGGACTGGGCGGGCGGCGTGACCGGACCCGGCTACGCCATCCAGGGCAACATCCTGGTCGGCGCCGAGGTCGTCGACGCGATGGAGGCGGCCTGGATCGCCTCCGGCGAGGACACCCCCCTGGCCCGGCGCCTTCTGGCGGCCCTGGCCGCCGGCGACGAGGCCGGCGGCGACCGGCGCGGGCGCCAGTCGGCTGCGGTCCTCGTCGTGCGCGACGGAGCGGGGTACGGCGGGCTCGACGACATCGCCGTCGACCTGCGCGTCGACGACGCGGCGACGTGCGGGGGCCGGCCGGTGGCCGAGCTGACGCGGCTCCTGGACCTGAACGACCTCTACCTCACCGCCTCGACCGAGGACGAGCAGGTGCCGGTCACCCCCGACCTGGAGCGCGAGCTCGAGGAGCGCGCGCAGGCGCTCGGCGCCCGCGACTTCCACGCCTGGGTGGGTGCCGAGAACTACGAGATGCGGGTCGCGCCCGACGGCTCCTGGGTCGACGAGAAGGTGCTCGCCGCGCTCCGGGCCGCCGACGCCGAGCGGGACGGGGACCGGGCATGA
- a CDS encoding LolA family protein: MTRSKRWCVVAAVTLLVILAPLAWRALPADDDPVSAADLVARVRASDGHAYSGFVESQGALQLPVTSKFTDVGALVGERTRMRVWWRGERAWRVDKLLVSGETDLVHADALTTQWDYEDATARQSVDPQIRLPRTADLLPPALGHRLLEDVDAGDLARLPARRVAGRDALGLRLSPGAPQSSIDHVDLWVDRDTAVPLRVEVYDDAGDRNPVFVSQFRSFDPATPSVEDTSFRAPPGTDLSFEEVLDIADAANQYAPVIPPATVGGLAKSPDADRAVGIYGTGVTQLITIPLRDREADPLREQLGTTIGSHLVEGGTVVAVGPLGLLLTGAPGDGGWLIAGTVTEETLVRAAADLASGTRYVDGAGR, encoded by the coding sequence ATGACCAGATCGAAGCGGTGGTGCGTCGTCGCCGCCGTGACCCTCCTGGTCATCCTCGCCCCGCTGGCCTGGCGGGCGCTGCCCGCGGACGACGACCCGGTGAGCGCCGCCGACCTCGTCGCGCGGGTCCGGGCCTCGGACGGCCACGCCTACTCGGGGTTCGTCGAGTCGCAGGGTGCCCTGCAGCTGCCCGTCACCAGCAAGTTCACCGATGTCGGTGCGCTGGTGGGTGAGCGGACGCGGATGCGGGTCTGGTGGCGCGGCGAGCGCGCCTGGCGGGTGGACAAGCTGCTCGTGTCGGGGGAGACCGACCTCGTGCACGCCGACGCGCTGACGACCCAGTGGGACTACGAGGACGCCACGGCCCGTCAGTCGGTGGACCCGCAGATCCGGCTGCCCCGCACCGCGGACCTGCTGCCGCCCGCCTTGGGCCACCGGTTGCTCGAGGACGTCGACGCCGGCGACCTGGCCCGGTTGCCTGCGCGTCGGGTCGCCGGGCGGGACGCCCTCGGGCTGCGCCTCTCCCCGGGGGCGCCGCAGTCGAGCATCGACCACGTCGACCTCTGGGTGGACCGCGACACCGCGGTCCCGCTGCGGGTCGAGGTCTACGACGACGCGGGCGACCGCAACCCGGTCTTCGTCTCGCAGTTCCGCTCCTTCGACCCGGCCACGCCGTCGGTGGAGGACACCAGCTTCCGGGCACCGCCCGGCACCGACCTGTCCTTCGAGGAGGTGCTCGACATCGCGGACGCGGCGAACCAGTACGCCCCGGTGATCCCGCCGGCGACGGTCGGCGGCCTCGCGAAGTCGCCGGACGCGGACCGTGCTGTCGGGATCTACGGCACCGGCGTCACGCAGCTCATCACCATCCCGCTGCGGGACCGGGAGGCCGACCCGCTGCGCGAGCAGCTCGGCACGACGATCGGCTCGCACCTCGTCGAGGGCGGCACGGTGGTCGCCGTCGGGCCGCTGGGACTGCTGCTGACGGGGGCACCCGGCGACGGCGGTTGGCTGATCGCCGGCACCGTGACCGAGGAGACGCTCGTCCGCGCCGCGGCCGACCTGGCCAGCGGCACCCGCTACGTCGACGGAGCAGGCCGATGA
- a CDS encoding ABC transporter permease, producing the protein MILVELRKMLGSRRTWATILLIDALPTLVAVLLSLTDLGPRPGTGPAFLSAVLTDGTLFPLAALAIVLPLFLPIAVAVTAGEAIAGEAQNGTLRYLLIRPVGRTRLLVAKLVAVMAFVVVTVLVVAATAYVVGSLLLGQQDVLGGRAVSVSGTTLSTSELVFRTLIALAYAMLCMLGVAAIALFLSTVVESPLGAAMGTMAVLVASTILLTLDAAHGIQPYLPTRYWLAFVDLFRDPILWRDVVRGVLLQVVYVVVFLAAGWANFATKDITD; encoded by the coding sequence ATGATCCTCGTCGAGCTCCGCAAGATGCTGGGGTCGCGGCGCACCTGGGCCACGATCCTGCTCATCGACGCCCTGCCGACCCTGGTGGCCGTGCTCCTCTCGCTCACCGACCTGGGGCCGCGACCCGGCACCGGGCCGGCCTTCCTGTCCGCCGTCCTGACCGACGGGACGCTCTTCCCGCTCGCGGCGTTGGCCATCGTGCTGCCGCTCTTCCTGCCGATCGCGGTGGCCGTCACGGCCGGGGAGGCGATCGCGGGGGAGGCGCAGAACGGCACCCTGCGCTACCTGCTGATCCGGCCGGTCGGCCGCACCCGCCTGCTGGTCGCCAAGCTCGTCGCGGTGATGGCGTTCGTGGTGGTCACGGTGCTGGTCGTCGCGGCCACGGCGTACGTCGTCGGCTCGTTGCTGCTCGGCCAGCAGGACGTCCTCGGCGGGCGGGCCGTCAGCGTCTCCGGCACCACGCTCAGCACCTCGGAGCTGGTCTTCCGCACGCTCATCGCCCTGGCCTACGCGATGCTCTGCATGCTGGGCGTGGCCGCGATCGCGCTGTTCCTGTCCACGGTCGTCGAGTCGCCGCTGGGCGCGGCGATGGGCACGATGGCGGTGCTGGTCGCGTCGACGATCCTGCTCACGCTCGACGCGGCGCACGGGATCCAGCCCTACCTGCCGACGCGCTACTGGCTCGCGTTCGTCGACCTCTTCCGCGACCCGATCCTGTGGCGCGACGTCGTGCGGGGCGTGCTGCTGCAGGTGGTCTACGTCGTGGTGTTCCTCGCCGCCGGGTGGGCGAACTTCGCGACCAAGGACATCACCGACTGA